One Pleurocapsa sp. PCC 7327 DNA segment encodes these proteins:
- a CDS encoding class II glutamine amidotransferase has protein sequence MCQLLGMNCNVPTDICFSFEGFSTRGGKTDEHRDGWGIAFFEGKGCRLFLDSKSSIASPVAELVRCYPIKSTHVIAHIRKATQGKILLENCHPFRRQLWGWYWVFAHNGDLSAFAPQGMEFYRPVGDTDSEKAFCLILETLRQNFPKEKPSLEVIYPVLKDLTESIAEKGVFNYLLSDGEYFFAHCSTQLSYIVRQAPFAAAHLIDQDVTVDFRQLTKPSDRVAIIATTPLTDNELWTPIQPGDLLAFQDGLPLKLG, from the coding sequence ATGTGCCAATTACTGGGAATGAACTGTAATGTTCCAACAGACATTTGCTTTTCCTTCGAGGGGTTTTCGACAAGGGGAGGAAAGACAGACGAGCATCGCGACGGTTGGGGCATTGCTTTTTTTGAAGGAAAGGGATGTCGGCTTTTTTTAGATTCCAAATCTTCGATCGCGTCTCCAGTAGCAGAGTTAGTACGATGCTATCCCATTAAATCTACCCATGTTATCGCTCACATCCGCAAAGCGACTCAAGGGAAAATTTTGCTCGAAAACTGCCATCCTTTTCGACGGCAACTGTGGGGATGGTATTGGGTGTTTGCTCATAACGGAGATTTGTCTGCTTTTGCGCCCCAAGGGATGGAATTCTATCGCCCCGTAGGCGATACCGATAGCGAAAAAGCTTTCTGCCTGATTCTAGAAACCTTGCGACAAAACTTTCCCAAGGAAAAGCCTTCCTTAGAAGTAATTTACCCGGTGCTAAAGGATCTTACCGAGAGCATTGCAGAAAAAGGCGTATTTAACTATCTGCTCTCGGATGGAGAGTACTTTTTTGCTCACTGTTCGACCCAGCTTAGCTACATTGTACGTCAAGCTCCTTTCGCGGCTGCTCATTTAATCGACCAAGACGTAACAGTGGACTTTCGCCAGTTGACCAAACCCAGCGATCGCGTTGCCATTATCGCCACTACTCCCCTGACGGATAACGAACTGTGGACTCCGATTCAACCGGGAGATTTGTTAGCTTTTCAAGATGGTTTACCTCTGAAGCTAGGGTAA